The genomic stretch GCTGGCCGCGGGGCTTAGAGCGCCCCGTCCCGAGCCGCCTGGCGCGGTGGCCGGGTCACGGGCAGGCAGCCGGGCGAGagaaggcggggcgggggggtttcccTGCGTCGGGAGCCCGCCCGCACCGATCCCCGAGCGGGCGTCTCGGGCCGTCAGGCGGCCCGGGCTCCCTGTGCTCGAAGGGCCAATTCGGACGGGGCGTGCGGGTGATTGACAGCGTCCTCCGCCAATGCCGTGGTGCGGACGCCGGGGCGGTAGTTTCTCTGGCCGCTGAGATTCGTGCAGCTGGCGCTGGCGCCCTGGTCCTGCCGTGCAGAGGGCGCAACCGTGCGAGTGACCGGGGCTGGAGTCGTAGCCCGGTGGCCTTCTCTCGGGCCTGAGCCCTATTGAACCGTAACCCTCATAGCTGTGAAAGGGATGGGTCTTCTTTCCCGTTGCTGAATCCGCAACGGGGCTTGTAAAGTTTTCCCGTGAGTTTTTTGTTCGGTTTTAGGATATAAATGCACAGAGCTGGAGCCTCCAACTGCGGCATCTCAACTGCTCTATCAAAATAgtgtctcttctctcttccttatGCTAACGCGGGCCAAccctgcggggcgggggggggactaCATGGTCTCACTGTATCcctttattaaagaaaaatgttcttGAAATTGTGCAGTAACTTTGGGTTTACATGTAGCATGTCAAGATTGTAATTATTCTTTATTGTAGAGAGACGCTTCCTGTTTACCTTCTGTTTGGAATGGAGATTTCTTCCCATCAGTTTCATCTCCTTCAGCAACTAAATGAGCAGCGCAAGCAAGACTTATTCTGTGACTGCTGTATTCTGGTTGAGGGGAAGGTCTTCAAAGCACATCGAAATGTGCTGTTTGCCAGTAGTGGTTATTTCAAAATGCTCCTTTCCCAGAGCTCAAAAGAGACTAGTCAGCCAACCACAGCTACTTTTGAGGTCTTCTCTCCTGCTACCTTCACAGTTATTCTGGACTTTGTATATTCAGGCAAACTGTCTCTCACTGGGCAAAATGTGATTGAAGTAATGTCAGCTGCTAGTTATCTGCAGATGACAGATATTCTGAGTGTATGTAAGACATTCATTAAATCCTCACTGGAGATTAATGAAAAAGAGAAGGATCACTACTTCACCCTCTCAGCCAAAAGGGTCAACAGTAGATTAGACTGCCCACCTTTTTATAGGTCAAGAAGGAAAGTTAAAAGCAACCCCATCCGTTCTCACTTAATTCCAGATCAAAAGGCAGGCACGGTGAATGAAAATTCCTGGACCAATAGCAGCAACCACTCATCTTCACAAATGAATGTCCAACAGCAAGAAACACAATTATCCAAAAGAGGCCAAAAGCTTGGCTCAGTGAAAAAACGCCAAAGGCGTCTTGGACTGTCACAGCCCCATGATTTTCTGAAATATAAATCAAACAAACCTGATGAGGCTAGTGGAAGTTGCAGTGCTTCAGAGACTAACTGCACTTCTCAATCCAAAGAGCAAATTCAGTTTGACACAGAGAATGACACTGCTCATACTGGGTACCGATGTGATCAAGAATCAAAGGTGATACCAAAGAAATGGTCTGTTGCTCAGCTGGAACAAGAACTTTCAAGAACTTCCCCTGTGTATATGGATTTAAAAGCAGATGAACTGTATACCTCTATGCCCACGATTCTAGGTGTAATGGGTGGTTGGAAT from Eretmochelys imbricata isolate rEreImb1 chromosome 19, rEreImb1.hap1, whole genome shotgun sequence encodes the following:
- the LOC144277327 gene encoding zinc finger and BTB domain-containing protein 8A-like isoform X1, with product MEISSHQFHLLQQLNEQRKQDLFCDCCILVEGKVFKAHRNVLFASSGYFKMLLSQSSKETSQPTTATFEVFSPATFTVILDFVYSGKLSLTGQNVIEVMSAASYLQMTDILSVCKTFIKSSLEINEKEKDHYFTLSAKRVNSRLDCPPFYRSRRKVKSNPIRSHLIPDQKAGTVNENSWTNSSNHSSSQMNVQQQETQLSKRGQKLGSVKKRQRRLGLSQPHDFLKYKSNKPDEASGSCSASETNCTSQSKEQIQFDTENDTAHTGYRCDQESKVIPKKWSVAQLEQELSRTSPVYMDLKADELYTSMPTILGVMGGWNEDDLPKMQFKCPFCTHTVKRRADMKRHLRCHTGERPYPCEACGKKFTRLEHLRSHFQTIHQAGKLICRKCKNHVTDLTGHVIQQGTRRYRLCNECLAEADIDSIRDDLNAEHPLTISLGDKISGWHLDEEHRSDVEMEDEPDKFVIQQVNDDNTDETDEKVKSNLR
- the LOC144277327 gene encoding zinc finger and BTB domain-containing protein 8A-like isoform X2 encodes the protein MEISSHQFHLLQQLNEQRKQDLFCDCCILVEGKVFKAHRNVLFASSGYFKMLLSQSSKETSQPTTATFEVFSPATFTVILDFVYSGKLSLTGQNVIEVMSAASYLQMTDILSVCKTFIKSSLEINEKEKDHYFTLSAKRVNSRLDCPPFYRSRRKVKSNPIRSHLIPDQKAGTVNENSWTNSSNHSSSQMNVQQQETQLSKRGQKLGSVKKRQRRLGLSQPHDFLKYKSNKPDEASGSCSASETNCTSQSKEQIQFDTENDTAHTGYRCDQESKVIPKKWSVAQLEQELSRTSPVYMDLKADELYTSMPTILGVMGGWNEDDLPKMQFKCPFCTHTVKRRADMKRHLRCHTGERPYPCEIHQAGKLICRKCKNHVTDLTGHVIQQGTRRYRLCNECLAEADIDSIRDDLNAEHPLTISLGDKISGWHLDEEHRSDVEMEDEPDKFVIQQVNDDNTDETDEKVKSNLR